The Juglans microcarpa x Juglans regia isolate MS1-56 chromosome 8D, Jm3101_v1.0, whole genome shotgun sequence genomic sequence tttttttaaacataattgtatAGGTTTGCATGAACGGTCTCCATTTGGGGCTCatatgtagactaactcttAATTAATACTATCGCTACTCTTGTGTGCATGATTCACTAGCACAGAAACATGATGTTCTATGTTGATTAATTAGTAGTTTTTTGTTCTTCAAATTCAGGTATTTGTGGCTGCCATTCGAAACCGAAAACTTCCATATCCAGAGAATGCAGGGGATTTACTAGAGATTCATGACAAAGGAACAAATATGCATGATGAAATCTTGGAGAGAACAGAACAATTTAGGTAATATGTTAACAAAATCATCGAGTTTACCTTGCCTTGCAGTATTCTTGTAATGATTGAAATCTAAATACACTATGCCCTGTTTCACAGATTCTTTGATAGGGCAGCAATCATTAGAAGTAACAATGATTCATCAATAGAAACCAGGCAATTAGAGTCCAACTGGAGCTTGTGCACAATGACACAAGTTGAAGAAACAAAGATTCTGATCCGCATGCTACCAATTATACTTAGCACTGTATTCATGAACACATGTTTGGCTCAACTTCAAACTTTCTCAATCCAACAAAGCACAACTCTGGATCCCTATATCCTGGGCTTTAAAGTGCCCGGCCCCTCAATCCCAGTGATCCCCCTACTGTTCATGTTCATGCTTATTCCAATATACGACAGGGTGTTTGTCCCACTAGCAAGAAAAATCACAGGAATACCCACTGGAATTCGACACCTACAACGAATTGGCATTGGGTTAGTGTTGTCAGCAATTTCCATGGCGGTTGCTGGCATTGTGGAGACCCGCCGCAAGTCAGTGGCTATCCAACATAACATGGTTGATAGCATTGAACCTCTACCAATGACTGTGTTTTGGCTGGGGTTCCAATATGCCATATTTGGTGCTGCAGATATGTTTACCCTAGTTGGAATACTAGAGTTTTTCTATGCAGAGAGCTCAGCAGGCATGAAGTCACTCAGCACAGCCATTTCATGGTGCTCATTGGCATTTGGGTACTTCCTGAGCAcagtggtggtggaggtggtgaACAAGGTGAGTGGTGGTTGGTTGGCTAATAACAATCTGAACAGAGATAATTTGAACTACTTCTACTGGTTATTGTCAGGGATTAGTGTGGTAAACTTTGGGGTTTATTTGGTGTGTGCATCTTGGTATAAATACAAAAAGGTGGAAATGAAGCAAAGTGATGCTGAGGGAAAGCTTGAAATGGCTGGAGTTTAGCTAGGGATGTACTTCAGATATATATTTTGGTTCTCCTTAAGGTTTTTTAGTATGTTGTAGCTGTACTGCCACTACAAAATTTGTGGTCCAAGGTGATGTGTAATTTTATTGCCAGCTTTGTCATTTTGTATGTACGTATTAGAAATTTCCAAACAGTTTGTCAACCAAGCGGATCGTGAGGCATTAGGTGTGGAGTTAATTATTGCTGAAATGGCCGGAGTGATCCATTGAGGCTTTTGTACCCATCCAGGCATTTGTCGAGGTTCAGCTGGTTTTGTGCTAGTgtctaaaatgaaaaagaagtatGGATCACAAATTGACTTTAGGAGATGCGtgtcaaatctattttataataaaaataactttagaatctaacatatcatatcaagacattagttttataagatcactatatagataaataatttctcaattGCAAATCCAAACTTCAAGGCCAAAAGAAAACTTAAACTCAAGTCATCACATGGTTTGATAGATTATTGAATAcatgataaaatgatatttttttctgcatgttttttgcattttctttcacCTGcgtactttttctttttcataaacctcttcatttcattaatatataaagtaataCAATTGAAATCTTTATTTAGGCATCCCACAATAAAGTCTGGGAAGTCCTCTATCcaaactttttttccttctatagACAAAACTTTTCTTGCTAAAGCATGAGCAACCATGTTTGCCTCTCTATGAGCAAATTGTATTGACCATTGTGTATTGTTCTTAAAATGAAACCTAACATCTTCTACTAATGAACCATAACAAGTCAGCATCTCTTCTTCACTACAAACTGCCAAGATGACCTCCTttgcatctccttcaaattTTGCTTTCTGAAAATTAAGATCATTGCACAGCGCCAATGTTATCCTCAATGCTTGACATTCTGCAATGACTGCCTCCTCTACATGTTCTTTCTAATCACACAAATCAGCTAAAACCTTCCCATCCTCATTTCTAATTATAATACCTACTtccattctctttcttttttgatccaATGAAGCATCACAATTAATTTTGACATATCCACAGTTTGGTTTCTCTCACTTCAAAATGTTTGCACCTCTGATCTGCACTTGACTGTCTGAATTGCCCAAATTCTGCACTACTTGGTAATCCCTTACAGTAGTCTTAGCACATAACATTTGTCTGTTGGGACATTCCATTCTGTTTTAAAAAACCAAACCATTTCTTCGTAACCAAACTTTCTTAAGAGTTACTGCAATCTCCTCCAATTGACCCTTGTTTAGAAAACTCCTACATTTATCCCACAATAGCAGAAAGTCATCTTCAAATCTGCCCCACTTTACACAGGTTTTTTCACTTCCCTAGATGTCATTTGCAGCATGACACTCCCATAACACATGCATCAAAGTTTCTTCTTCAGTTTCACACATAGGACATTTTTTGTCCTTCACCACTCTCCTTTTAAACAAGTTTACTTTAGTAGGCAGTAAGTTATTTCCTGCTTTCCATAAAAGCATTTTTGTTACAACAGGCACTTCTAATTCCCATATATTCCTCCATCTTTCATCCTTTTTAACTCCTCTTGAATACTCTCCTTTCATAATCTCCCTTCAGTCCATAAGCACATAATATGCACTTCTCACCAAGAAGATGCCCTTTTTTGAAGGTCCCCAATACATCCTATTTTTTGCTCTGCCTCTACTCAATGGGATGGTAAGTATGTTCTCAGcctcttcaattttaaaaatagatctaATCACACCTTCATCCCATTCACCCTTCTGTTTATCAATTAAGGCTTCTAGTCTTGAGTCTTCCTGCAACACAACAATAGGTGATTGAACCAGGAAAGTAGAAGGGCTAGAAAGCCACTTATGTCCCCATATCTTGATGTCCCTCCCATCTCCTATCCTCCATCGAATCCCTTCTTCTAAAAGATCCCTAGCAGAGTAGATGCTTATCCATATAAGAGAAGGTTGTGAAGCCAATTTCACTTCCAAGAAGCtggattttatataatattctcCTTGAAAATCGTTACTGCCAAAGAGTTAGGAAATTTAAGAAGCCTCCATCCTTGTTTTACAAGAAGAGTTATGTTAAAGATCTCCAAATCCCTAAAGCCCATACCACCCCTACCTTTCTACAGTCCCAACTtttctcatttcctccacacgaTCCCCTTACTTTCCTGCTGCCTTCTCTACTAGAATTTTGCAAGCAATCTATTGATCTCCTGACACAATCTCTTGGGAAGTTTCAAAACACACATGTATATGTAGGTATGGCCTGTAGCACTGCCTTGATCAGAATCTCTTTACCAGCTTGTGAAATGAAATTGTTCTCCTAGCTGCTCATTTTCTGTCATATTCTTTCTTTGAGGTTCCTAAATGTATTAAACTTTGATCTTCCTACCATAGTAGGAAGACCAAGGTACTTCTCATATGTTCCACACACAATAGAATTCCCAGCTTCCATAATAGCCTTTTTGCTAGCTGCTTTGGTATTACTGCTGAAAAAAACAGTAATCTTATCTTTGTTTAGAAACTGGCCTGAGGTCATATACTTTCAGCACCTCATGTAG encodes the following:
- the LOC121242197 gene encoding protein NRT1/ PTR FAMILY 4.5-like, whose product is MICGTDVKTKAERPETKLGGNRAALFVYATEGLENMAFITNAVSLVTYFYGYMNFSITKSATTLTNFMGTAFLLPLVGGFICDTYLSRFKTCVIFAFIELLGYALLAVQAHLHQLRPLPCKGGGLSGQDKCEAADTSHVAILFTGLYMVALGTGGVKAALPSLGADQFDDKNPKEAAQLSSFFNWFLFSLTIGAMIGVTFIVWITTNQGWDWGFGICTIAILFALVFVCMGKSLYRNNVPKGSPLVRILQVFVAAIRNRKLPYPENAGDLLEIHDKGTNMHDEILERTEQFRFFDRAAIIRSNNDSSIETRQLESNWSLCTMTQVEETKILIRMLPIILSTVFMNTCLAQLQTFSIQQSTTLDPYILGFKVPGPSIPVIPLLFMFMLIPIYDRVFVPLARKITGIPTGIRHLQRIGIGLVLSAISMAVAGIVETRRKSVAIQHNMVDSIEPLPMTVFWLGFQYAIFGAADMFTLVGILEFFYAESSAGMKSLSTAISWCSLAFGYFLSTVVVEVVNKVSGGWLANNNLNRDNLNYFYWLLSGISVVNFGVYLVCASWYKYKKVEMKQSDAEGKLEMAGV